A stretch of Solenopsis invicta isolate M01_SB chromosome 9, UNIL_Sinv_3.0, whole genome shotgun sequence DNA encodes these proteins:
- the LOC105208289 gene encoding echinoderm microtubule-associated protein-like 2 isoform X2 has product MSTPDTMDTIDEAEQAWHEMLECETGSLLGRVADLERQSLAQRDEIVCLRATLADALRRIAQLEAREKREDDRNERRNERMVSSPLRNGHVPLRSSQNSVPQKDLRLRQTGVLRNSSSSGSSQDVRDATSSPRRPASYVHPSQLPQRSVHYQSTGSLHSDSPSSSSVSPVPSPSPRATPLPVARSPTARSNGPPQSSLRRAKRWSSTGDFTHSPQNQGSNSQLVGTRLSASTKSLFNLFKPPAMNNVKHGTRDMQYNEEEGTVRMYLRGRPVVLYVPTSMMESYDLHKVSTPPQSKLKLDWVYGYRGRDCRSNLHLLPTGEIVYFVAAVVVLYNMEEHSQRHYLGHTDDVKCIAIHPNKLIVATGQVCGTDRRDAMPHIRIWNSVSLTTLSVIGNGEFDGSICCLSFSKADGGNYLCAIDETSDHNISIWDWQKSDRGTKVTETKCSVDTVVCAEWHPLERNQIVSCGKGHVSFWSLDNGGMLYKRMGVFESRDKPRYVTCVAFNQNGDILTGDSNGNIIVWARGTNTISRLVRNLHEGSIFSICVLKNGNIITGGGKDGKILYFDASLNLTGEEAQIEDHFGGIRTLSEGRGTQLLIGTTRNCILVGENDMGFNPAMLGHAEEVWGLAAHPTLPQFATAGHDRLLQMWDSLSHTVVWSKDIGEQAQSIAFSPDGNIIVVGCVSGKWLAIDSETRELYTHHSDGAEPMQVVQFSPDGSLLALGSRDNYIYIYQVNEVATKYSRVGRCMPKRIRRHGGHSSFITHLDWSVDGQYLRSNSGDYELLYWNPGVCRQIPQSSMLRNVDWATHTCVISFETIGIWPEGADGTDVNNCTRSGDGKLLATGDDFGKVKLFSHPACQPKSLYHSYGGHSSHVTNVSFLQDDSRLVSTGGADTSVLQWIVN; this is encoded by the exons ATGTCCACGCCGGACACGATGGATACCATTGACGAGGCGGAACAAGCGTGGC ATGAGATGCTGGAGTGTGAGACTGGATCCCTTTTAGGCAGAGTGGCGGACCTCGAAAGGCAATCCTTGGCGCAGAGGGACGAGATAGTTTGTCTTCGCGCCACTCTTGCGGATGCACTAAGGCGAATCGCCCAGCTTGAGGCAAGAGAAAAGCGAGAGGATGACAGGAACGAGAGGAGAAACGAAAGGATGGTGTCCTCGCCCTTAAGGAACGGCCATGTACCTCTCAGAA GTAGTCAAAATTCGGTGCCACAGAAGGACTTAAGGTTGCGCCAGACCGGTGTCCTCAGAAATTCCTCATCCTCGGGATCGTCGCAGGACGTTCGCGACGCGACGTCCAGTCCGAGACGGCCTGCCAGCTATGTGCATCCCTCCCAACTTCCTCAAAG ATCCGTCCACTATCAGTCAACGGGCTCTTTGCATTCCGATAGTCCGAGTAGTAGTAGCGTTTCACCGGTGCCATCGCCAAGCCCTAGAGCCACGCCACTGCCTGTAGCCAG ATCGCCCACGGCAAGATCAAACGGACCGCCACAAAGTAGCCTGAGAAGAGCGAAGAGATGGTCGTCCACCGGCGATTTTACACATTCCCCGCAAAACCAGGGAAGCAATTCCCAGCTCGTCGGTACCAG ATTGTCTGCGTCCACCAAGTCCCTGTTCAACCTGTTCAAACCACCGGCGATGAACAACGTCAAGCACGG CACCAGAGACATGCAGTACAACGAGGAGGAAGGCACCGTCCGCATGTATCTGCGCGGTCGACCGGTCGTTCTTTATGTTCCTACATCCATGATGGAATCCTACGACCTTCACAAAGTTAGCACACCGCCGCAGAGCAAATTGAAACTCGACTGGGTCTACGGTTACCGCGGCCGCGATTGCCGTAGCAATTTACACCTGCTGCCGACCGGCGAGATCGTATATTTCGTCGCGGCGGTCGTTGTTCTGTACAACATGGAGGAGCACAGTCAGAGACATTACCTAGGTCATACGGACGATGTCAAGTG caTAGCGATTCATCCCAACAAATTAATCGTCGCGACGGGACAGGTTTGCGGGACGGATCGTCGAGATGCTATG CCACACATAAGAATATGGAACTCCGTGAGCCTGACGACACTCAGCGTGATCGGCAATGGCGAATTCGACGGATCGATTTGCTGTCTGTCATTCTCCAAGGCTGACGGCGGAAATTATTTGTGCGCTATTGACGAGACCTCCGATCACAATATATCGATCTGGGACTGGCAGAAGAGCGACCGTGGCACCAAAGTGACCGAAACGAAG TGCTCTGTCGACACGGTGGTTTGCGCCGAGTGGCATCCGCTGGAACGCAACCAGATCGTTTCTTGTGGAAAAGGACACGTGTCCTTTTGGTCCCTGGACAACGGTGGCATGCTGTATAAACGTATGGGCGTTTTCGAGAGCAGAGATAAGCCCAGGTACGTTACCTGTGTCGCCTTCAATCAAAACGGAGACATCCTCACTGGCGACAGCAACGGCAACATCATCGTTTGGGCTCGAG gtACTAACACAATCTCAAGGCTAGTGAGGAATCTCCACGAAGGATCGATTTTCTCCATATGTGTTTTGAAAAATGGCAACATTATTACCGGAGGCGGAAAGGACggcaaaattttgtattttgacgCTTCTTTGAATCTGACGGGAGAAGAAGCCCAG ATCGAGGATCATTTCGGCGGAATTCGAACGCTTTCGGAAGGAAGGGGCACTCAATTATTAATTGGCACAACGAGGAACTGCATCCTCGTTGGCGAGAATGACATGGGTTTTAATCCCGCGATGCTGGGTCACGCCGAGGAAGTTTGGGGACTTGCGGCTCATCCGACTTTGCCACAATTTGCCACAGCGGGACACGACAGATTGTTGCAGATGTGGGACAGTTTAAGTCATACTGTGGTGTGGAGCAAAGACATCGGG GAGCAAGCACAGAGTATCGCTTTCTCACCGGACGGTAACATTATAGTCGTCGGTTGCGTGTCGGGAAAATGGTTGGCAATCGATAGCGAGACGCGAGAATTGTATACACATCACAGCGATGGTGCCGAGCCTATGCAG gttGTTCAATTCTCACCCGATGGTTCCTTGCTTGCACTCGGCTCCAGagataattacatttacatttatcaaGTGAACGAGGTTGCGACCAAGTATAGTCGAGTTGGGCGGTGCATG CCAAAGCGGATTCGAAGGCACGGA gGACATTCCAGTTTCATAACTCATCTGGATTGGTCTGTGGATGGTCAATACTTGCGCAGCAATAGCGGAGACTACGAATTACTTTATT GGAACCCTGGTGTTTGCCGTCAAATTCCACAGTCTTCGATGTTAAGGAATGTTGATTGGGCGACCCATACCTGCGTGATATCGTTCGAGACAATAGGTATTTGGCCGGAGGGCGCTGATGGAACTGATGTGAATAATTGCACGCGAAGTGGCGACGGCAAACTCTTAGCTACCGGTGATGATTTCGGAAAGGTCAAATTGTTCTCTCATCCGGCATGCCAGCCAAAG TCGTTATACCACTCCTATGGCGGCCACTCGAGTCACGTAACAAACGTCTCGTTCTTGCAAGATGATTCCCGATTGGTATCGACTGGCGGCGCCGATACCAGTGTTCTCCAGTGGATAGTAAATTAA
- the LOC105208289 gene encoding echinoderm microtubule-associated protein-like 2 isoform X4, with product MSTPDTMDTIDEAEQAWHEMLECETGSLLGRVADLERQSLAQRDEIVCLRATLADALRRIAQLEAREKREDDRNERRNERMVSSPLRNGHVPLRSSQNSVPQKDLRLRQTGVLRNSSSSGSSQDVRDATSSPRRPASYVHPSQLPQRRSVHYQSTGSLHSDSPSSSSVSPVPSPSPRATPLPVARSPTARSNGPPQSSLRRAKRWSSTGDFTHSPQNQGSNSQLVGTRLSASTKSLFNLFKPPAMNNVKHGTRDMQYNEEEGTVRMYLRGRPVVLYVPTSMMESYDLHKVSTPPQSKLKLDWVYGYRGRDCRSNLHLLPTGEIVYFVAAVVVLYNMEEHSQRHYLGHTDDVKCIAIHPNKLIVATGQVCGTDRRDAMPHIRIWNSVSLTTLSVIGNGEFDGSICCLSFSKADGGNYLCAIDETSDHNISIWDWQKSDRGTKVTETKCSVDTVVCAEWHPLERNQIVSCGKGHVSFWSLDNGGMLYKRMGVFESRDKPRYVTCVAFNQNGDILTGDSNGNIIVWARGTNTISRLVRNLHEGSIFSICVLKNGNIITGGGKDGKILYFDASLNLTGEEAQIEDHFGGIRTLSEGRGTQLLIGTTRNCILVGENDMGFNPAMLGHAEEVWGLAAHPTLPQFATAGHDRLLQMWDSLSHTVVWSKDIGEQAQSIAFSPDGNIIVVGCVSGKWLAIDSETRELYTHHSDGAEPMQVVQFSPDGSLLALGSRDNYIYIYQVNEVATKYSRVGRCMGHSSFITHLDWSVDGQYLRSNSGDYELLYWNPGVCRQIPQSSMLRNVDWATHTCVISFETIGIWPEGADGTDVNNCTRSGDGKLLATGDDFGKVKLFSHPACQPKSLYHSYGGHSSHVTNVSFLQDDSRLVSTGGADTSVLQWIVN from the exons ATGTCCACGCCGGACACGATGGATACCATTGACGAGGCGGAACAAGCGTGGC ATGAGATGCTGGAGTGTGAGACTGGATCCCTTTTAGGCAGAGTGGCGGACCTCGAAAGGCAATCCTTGGCGCAGAGGGACGAGATAGTTTGTCTTCGCGCCACTCTTGCGGATGCACTAAGGCGAATCGCCCAGCTTGAGGCAAGAGAAAAGCGAGAGGATGACAGGAACGAGAGGAGAAACGAAAGGATGGTGTCCTCGCCCTTAAGGAACGGCCATGTACCTCTCAGAA GTAGTCAAAATTCGGTGCCACAGAAGGACTTAAGGTTGCGCCAGACCGGTGTCCTCAGAAATTCCTCATCCTCGGGATCGTCGCAGGACGTTCGCGACGCGACGTCCAGTCCGAGACGGCCTGCCAGCTATGTGCATCCCTCCCAACTTCCTCAAAG GAGATCCGTCCACTATCAGTCAACGGGCTCTTTGCATTCCGATAGTCCGAGTAGTAGTAGCGTTTCACCGGTGCCATCGCCAAGCCCTAGAGCCACGCCACTGCCTGTAGCCAG ATCGCCCACGGCAAGATCAAACGGACCGCCACAAAGTAGCCTGAGAAGAGCGAAGAGATGGTCGTCCACCGGCGATTTTACACATTCCCCGCAAAACCAGGGAAGCAATTCCCAGCTCGTCGGTACCAG ATTGTCTGCGTCCACCAAGTCCCTGTTCAACCTGTTCAAACCACCGGCGATGAACAACGTCAAGCACGG CACCAGAGACATGCAGTACAACGAGGAGGAAGGCACCGTCCGCATGTATCTGCGCGGTCGACCGGTCGTTCTTTATGTTCCTACATCCATGATGGAATCCTACGACCTTCACAAAGTTAGCACACCGCCGCAGAGCAAATTGAAACTCGACTGGGTCTACGGTTACCGCGGCCGCGATTGCCGTAGCAATTTACACCTGCTGCCGACCGGCGAGATCGTATATTTCGTCGCGGCGGTCGTTGTTCTGTACAACATGGAGGAGCACAGTCAGAGACATTACCTAGGTCATACGGACGATGTCAAGTG caTAGCGATTCATCCCAACAAATTAATCGTCGCGACGGGACAGGTTTGCGGGACGGATCGTCGAGATGCTATG CCACACATAAGAATATGGAACTCCGTGAGCCTGACGACACTCAGCGTGATCGGCAATGGCGAATTCGACGGATCGATTTGCTGTCTGTCATTCTCCAAGGCTGACGGCGGAAATTATTTGTGCGCTATTGACGAGACCTCCGATCACAATATATCGATCTGGGACTGGCAGAAGAGCGACCGTGGCACCAAAGTGACCGAAACGAAG TGCTCTGTCGACACGGTGGTTTGCGCCGAGTGGCATCCGCTGGAACGCAACCAGATCGTTTCTTGTGGAAAAGGACACGTGTCCTTTTGGTCCCTGGACAACGGTGGCATGCTGTATAAACGTATGGGCGTTTTCGAGAGCAGAGATAAGCCCAGGTACGTTACCTGTGTCGCCTTCAATCAAAACGGAGACATCCTCACTGGCGACAGCAACGGCAACATCATCGTTTGGGCTCGAG gtACTAACACAATCTCAAGGCTAGTGAGGAATCTCCACGAAGGATCGATTTTCTCCATATGTGTTTTGAAAAATGGCAACATTATTACCGGAGGCGGAAAGGACggcaaaattttgtattttgacgCTTCTTTGAATCTGACGGGAGAAGAAGCCCAG ATCGAGGATCATTTCGGCGGAATTCGAACGCTTTCGGAAGGAAGGGGCACTCAATTATTAATTGGCACAACGAGGAACTGCATCCTCGTTGGCGAGAATGACATGGGTTTTAATCCCGCGATGCTGGGTCACGCCGAGGAAGTTTGGGGACTTGCGGCTCATCCGACTTTGCCACAATTTGCCACAGCGGGACACGACAGATTGTTGCAGATGTGGGACAGTTTAAGTCATACTGTGGTGTGGAGCAAAGACATCGGG GAGCAAGCACAGAGTATCGCTTTCTCACCGGACGGTAACATTATAGTCGTCGGTTGCGTGTCGGGAAAATGGTTGGCAATCGATAGCGAGACGCGAGAATTGTATACACATCACAGCGATGGTGCCGAGCCTATGCAG gttGTTCAATTCTCACCCGATGGTTCCTTGCTTGCACTCGGCTCCAGagataattacatttacatttatcaaGTGAACGAGGTTGCGACCAAGTATAGTCGAGTTGGGCGGTGCATG gGACATTCCAGTTTCATAACTCATCTGGATTGGTCTGTGGATGGTCAATACTTGCGCAGCAATAGCGGAGACTACGAATTACTTTATT GGAACCCTGGTGTTTGCCGTCAAATTCCACAGTCTTCGATGTTAAGGAATGTTGATTGGGCGACCCATACCTGCGTGATATCGTTCGAGACAATAGGTATTTGGCCGGAGGGCGCTGATGGAACTGATGTGAATAATTGCACGCGAAGTGGCGACGGCAAACTCTTAGCTACCGGTGATGATTTCGGAAAGGTCAAATTGTTCTCTCATCCGGCATGCCAGCCAAAG TCGTTATACCACTCCTATGGCGGCCACTCGAGTCACGTAACAAACGTCTCGTTCTTGCAAGATGATTCCCGATTGGTATCGACTGGCGGCGCCGATACCAGTGTTCTCCAGTGGATAGTAAATTAA
- the LOC105208289 gene encoding echinoderm microtubule-associated protein-like 2 isoform X7 — protein MSTPDTMDTIDEAEQAWHEMLECETGSLLGRVADLERQSLAQRDEIVCLRATLADALRRIAQLEAREKREDDRNERRNERMVSSPLRNGHVPLRSSQNSVPQKDLRLRQTGVLRNSSSSGSSQDVRDATSSPRRPASYVHPSQLPQRSVHYQSTGSLHSDSPSSSSVSPVPSPSPRATPLPVASTRDMQYNEEEGTVRMYLRGRPVVLYVPTSMMESYDLHKVSTPPQSKLKLDWVYGYRGRDCRSNLHLLPTGEIVYFVAAVVVLYNMEEHSQRHYLGHTDDVKCIAIHPNKLIVATGQVCGTDRRDAMPHIRIWNSVSLTTLSVIGNGEFDGSICCLSFSKADGGNYLCAIDETSDHNISIWDWQKSDRGTKVTETKCSVDTVVCAEWHPLERNQIVSCGKGHVSFWSLDNGGMLYKRMGVFESRDKPRYVTCVAFNQNGDILTGDSNGNIIVWARGTNTISRLVRNLHEGSIFSICVLKNGNIITGGGKDGKILYFDASLNLTGEEAQIEDHFGGIRTLSEGRGTQLLIGTTRNCILVGENDMGFNPAMLGHAEEVWGLAAHPTLPQFATAGHDRLLQMWDSLSHTVVWSKDIGEQAQSIAFSPDGNIIVVGCVSGKWLAIDSETRELYTHHSDGAEPMQVVQFSPDGSLLALGSRDNYIYIYQVNEVATKYSRVGRCMPKRIRRHGGHSSFITHLDWSVDGQYLRSNSGDYELLYWNPGVCRQIPQSSMLRNVDWATHTCVISFETIGIWPEGADGTDVNNCTRSGDGKLLATGDDFGKVKLFSHPACQPKSLYHSYGGHSSHVTNVSFLQDDSRLVSTGGADTSVLQWIVN, from the exons ATGTCCACGCCGGACACGATGGATACCATTGACGAGGCGGAACAAGCGTGGC ATGAGATGCTGGAGTGTGAGACTGGATCCCTTTTAGGCAGAGTGGCGGACCTCGAAAGGCAATCCTTGGCGCAGAGGGACGAGATAGTTTGTCTTCGCGCCACTCTTGCGGATGCACTAAGGCGAATCGCCCAGCTTGAGGCAAGAGAAAAGCGAGAGGATGACAGGAACGAGAGGAGAAACGAAAGGATGGTGTCCTCGCCCTTAAGGAACGGCCATGTACCTCTCAGAA GTAGTCAAAATTCGGTGCCACAGAAGGACTTAAGGTTGCGCCAGACCGGTGTCCTCAGAAATTCCTCATCCTCGGGATCGTCGCAGGACGTTCGCGACGCGACGTCCAGTCCGAGACGGCCTGCCAGCTATGTGCATCCCTCCCAACTTCCTCAAAG ATCCGTCCACTATCAGTCAACGGGCTCTTTGCATTCCGATAGTCCGAGTAGTAGTAGCGTTTCACCGGTGCCATCGCCAAGCCCTAGAGCCACGCCACTGCCTGTAGCCAG CACCAGAGACATGCAGTACAACGAGGAGGAAGGCACCGTCCGCATGTATCTGCGCGGTCGACCGGTCGTTCTTTATGTTCCTACATCCATGATGGAATCCTACGACCTTCACAAAGTTAGCACACCGCCGCAGAGCAAATTGAAACTCGACTGGGTCTACGGTTACCGCGGCCGCGATTGCCGTAGCAATTTACACCTGCTGCCGACCGGCGAGATCGTATATTTCGTCGCGGCGGTCGTTGTTCTGTACAACATGGAGGAGCACAGTCAGAGACATTACCTAGGTCATACGGACGATGTCAAGTG caTAGCGATTCATCCCAACAAATTAATCGTCGCGACGGGACAGGTTTGCGGGACGGATCGTCGAGATGCTATG CCACACATAAGAATATGGAACTCCGTGAGCCTGACGACACTCAGCGTGATCGGCAATGGCGAATTCGACGGATCGATTTGCTGTCTGTCATTCTCCAAGGCTGACGGCGGAAATTATTTGTGCGCTATTGACGAGACCTCCGATCACAATATATCGATCTGGGACTGGCAGAAGAGCGACCGTGGCACCAAAGTGACCGAAACGAAG TGCTCTGTCGACACGGTGGTTTGCGCCGAGTGGCATCCGCTGGAACGCAACCAGATCGTTTCTTGTGGAAAAGGACACGTGTCCTTTTGGTCCCTGGACAACGGTGGCATGCTGTATAAACGTATGGGCGTTTTCGAGAGCAGAGATAAGCCCAGGTACGTTACCTGTGTCGCCTTCAATCAAAACGGAGACATCCTCACTGGCGACAGCAACGGCAACATCATCGTTTGGGCTCGAG gtACTAACACAATCTCAAGGCTAGTGAGGAATCTCCACGAAGGATCGATTTTCTCCATATGTGTTTTGAAAAATGGCAACATTATTACCGGAGGCGGAAAGGACggcaaaattttgtattttgacgCTTCTTTGAATCTGACGGGAGAAGAAGCCCAG ATCGAGGATCATTTCGGCGGAATTCGAACGCTTTCGGAAGGAAGGGGCACTCAATTATTAATTGGCACAACGAGGAACTGCATCCTCGTTGGCGAGAATGACATGGGTTTTAATCCCGCGATGCTGGGTCACGCCGAGGAAGTTTGGGGACTTGCGGCTCATCCGACTTTGCCACAATTTGCCACAGCGGGACACGACAGATTGTTGCAGATGTGGGACAGTTTAAGTCATACTGTGGTGTGGAGCAAAGACATCGGG GAGCAAGCACAGAGTATCGCTTTCTCACCGGACGGTAACATTATAGTCGTCGGTTGCGTGTCGGGAAAATGGTTGGCAATCGATAGCGAGACGCGAGAATTGTATACACATCACAGCGATGGTGCCGAGCCTATGCAG gttGTTCAATTCTCACCCGATGGTTCCTTGCTTGCACTCGGCTCCAGagataattacatttacatttatcaaGTGAACGAGGTTGCGACCAAGTATAGTCGAGTTGGGCGGTGCATG CCAAAGCGGATTCGAAGGCACGGA gGACATTCCAGTTTCATAACTCATCTGGATTGGTCTGTGGATGGTCAATACTTGCGCAGCAATAGCGGAGACTACGAATTACTTTATT GGAACCCTGGTGTTTGCCGTCAAATTCCACAGTCTTCGATGTTAAGGAATGTTGATTGGGCGACCCATACCTGCGTGATATCGTTCGAGACAATAGGTATTTGGCCGGAGGGCGCTGATGGAACTGATGTGAATAATTGCACGCGAAGTGGCGACGGCAAACTCTTAGCTACCGGTGATGATTTCGGAAAGGTCAAATTGTTCTCTCATCCGGCATGCCAGCCAAAG TCGTTATACCACTCCTATGGCGGCCACTCGAGTCACGTAACAAACGTCTCGTTCTTGCAAGATGATTCCCGATTGGTATCGACTGGCGGCGCCGATACCAGTGTTCTCCAGTGGATAGTAAATTAA